TATTTTTCAATCAAAGCTGTTTTCATACCTAGTTGCGCGCAACGAATAGCTGCCACATAACCACCAGGACCAGAACCGATAACTGTAACGTCGTAGCTCATAATGTTATATGTTTTAAGGAAATTGAAATTTCCCTGAAGTCTCAGAATTTATTTAGTTATTGTCATGCGAATAAAATACCGCACTAAGCAATTCCTCGGAATATTGTTGAAATTTTCCGAGGAATCAAGGTTTACTAGATACCTAGAAGCATTCTAGTTGGATCTTCAAGAAGCTCTTTAACTCGCTTCAAGAAGCTAACAGACTCTCTACCATCAATGATTCTGTGGTCATAAGACAAAGCCACATACATGATTGGTCTGATTTCAACTTGTCCGTTGATCGCAACTGGTCTCTCCACGATATTGTGCATACCTAAAATCGCAGATTGAGGAGCGTTGATAATCGGAGTCGAAAGCATAGAACCAAAGATACCTCCATTAGTGATAGTAAATGTACCGCCTGTCATCTCTTCAATAGTCAACTTGCCAGCTCTCGCTTTAAGCGCTAAGTTCACTACTTCTTGCTCGATTTCGTTGAATGACATCTTCTCAGCATTTCTAATCACAGGCACTACAAGCCCCTTAGGAGAAGAAACGGCGATAGACACATCGCAGAAATTGTTATATACCATGTCATTTCCATCAATCTGGGCATTTACCGCAGGCCACTCTTGCAAAGCAATTGTGCAAGCCTTAGTAAAGAATGACATGAATCCTAAGTTCACCTCAAATTTATCTTTGAACTTCTCCTTGTACTGCTTTCGAAGGTCCATGATAGGCTTCATGTCCACTTCGTTGAATGTTGTCAACATCGCAGTCTCGTTCTTAACAGACACCAACCTTCTGGCTACTGTACGACGAAGAGAAGACATTTTCTTTCTTTCTTGACCTCTGTCAGCAGAAACAGCAACTGGAGCTTCTTCCTTAGCCGCTGGAGCTGAAGCGGCAGGCTTCGCAGCTGGAGCAGGCTTTTGCGCTGAAGAAGCGTCGGCTTTAGTGATTCTTCCACCAACGCCAGTGCCGCTTACTTGCTCTGGAGAAACACCTTTTTCAGCCAAGATCTTAGCCGCTGCCGGAGAGGGATGACCTGAAGCATGTGAAGCTTCACCTGCTGGAGCAGATGCCGCTGCCGGAGCTTCAACTGCTGGAGAACCCGCAGCTGGTTTTGCACCGCCTGTCATCACTTTTATACGGCAGATAAGACCGCCAATTTCTAGAATATCACCTTCTTGAGCTACAATTTCCAAAACACCTGTTTTCTCAGCAGGAATCTCAAAAGTAGCTTTGTCTGATTCAATCTCCACGATTACTTCCTCTTCTTCGATGAAGTCTCCGCTTTCTTTTGTCCATGCGCCCATAGTCACTTCAGTGATAGACTCGCCAGCTGAAGGCACACGCATTTCGTATACTTCGCCTGTTTCCTTAGGCTCGCTTGGAACTTCAGGAGCTGCCGCAGGAGCAGGAGTTTCCGGAGCAATCCCAGCAGTCTTTGGAGTTTCAGACGGTGCTTCGCCATCAGCGTCGATCGTGCAGATCACAGCGCCGATCTCAATAGTATCTCCTTCCTCTGCGATCAAATGAAGCGTTCCAGAAGCGTCGGCCGGCACTTCGAAGCTAGCCTTGTCAGATTCCAATTCACAGATCACTTCGTCTCTTTCCACGTGATCACCTTCGCTTTTAAACCATTGCGCTACTGTTACTTCGCTTATAGATTCGCCCACTACAGGGACTTTCATTTCTAATTTCATAGCCTTTAATTCGTTTTCAAAGTCTTCTAAAAAGATGATGGATTAAGCAAAAGATCTGTCAATGATATCTGCTTGTTCTTTAGCATGTATCTTGGCGAAACCTGTCGCAGGTGTAGCGCTAGGCTCTCTTGAGATGCATGACAATTGAATATTTTCTGTATGGTTATTGATGTACCACCAAGCACCTTGATTCTTAGGCTCTTCTTGCACCCAAACTACTTCAGCGCCCTCATACTTAGCCAAGATAGCTTCGATCTGATTAAGCGGCAGCGGATGCAATTGCTCCAACCTTACGACAGCAACGTCTTCTCTTTTCTCAGACTGCTGACGCTCAAGCAATTCATAATAAAGCTTGCCTGTGCAAAACAGTATTCTCTTCACTTTGCCAGCCTCCACATTCGCATCGTCAATTACTTCTTGGAAGTGTCCATTCAAGAACTCATCAGAAGGCGATACGCATTTAGGATGTCTTAATAGCGACTTAGGCGACATATTGATCAATGGCTTTCTGAAAGGCCATGCCAACTGTCTTCTCAATGCATGGAAGAAGTTTGCCGGCGAAGTAATATTTGTAATGATCATATTATCTTCAGCGCAAAGCTGCAAGTATCTTTCAAGTCTCGCCGAAGAGTGCTCCGGCCCTTGACCTTCGTACCCATGAGGCAACAACATTACGATACCGTTCATCTTATTCCACTTTGTTTCCATACTGGCAATGAACTGGTCGATCATCACTTGCGCTCCATTGGCGAAATCTCCAAACTGTCCTTCCCAGATTGTCAAAGCATTTGGATTTGCCATAGAGTAACCTACCTCAAAACCTAATACCGCATACTCTGAAAGCAAAGAATTGTAAATCGAAAACTTAGGAGCCGTTGGATCCATGTTGTCCAAGCTAGAATATGGCTGATTAGTTTCAGAATCAAACAAGACAGCATGTCTGTGAGAGAATGTTCCTCTTCTTACGTCTTGCCCCGAGATTCTAACTTTTTTGCCATCCAGCAATATTGATCCATAAGCCAATAATTCCGCCGACGCCCAATTCAACTCTTTATTGTCAAAGAACATCTTTTGACGCTCTTTCAACAATTTGTCAATCTGGCGCAGAGGCTTGAAGTTTTCCGGAACATTCGTCAAGGCTCCGGCAACCTTATTATAGTTGTCTTCTGATATAGATGTATCAGGAGAAGACTCAAAATCTTTCTTAGTGGAAAGCCTCAATGTATTCCATTGAGCTTCAAATGGTTGAAGAGTGTATGGAAGCGGATTTTGCTTCACTTGGTCTAGACGATCTTGAAGCAATTGCTTGAATTGCTGATCCATTTCCTTAGCCAAATGAGCGTCAATATCACCTCTTTCAATCAAGGCTTGATTATATACTTCCCTTGGATTCGCATGCTTGGAGATCTTCTTGTAAAGCGAAGGCTGAGTGAACTTAGGCTCGTCGCTTTCATTATGCCCATGGCGTCTGTAACATACCATGTCAATATAAATATCTCTTTGAAATTTCTGACGGAACTCGATCGCCAACTCCATGCATCTTACTACCGCTTCCGGGTCATCTCCATTAACGTGAAGCACTGGCGAATCCGTTACTTTAGCTACATCTGTGCTGTAGATACTTGTACGAGCATCATCATAGTCAGTCGTAAACCCAAGCTGATTATTGATCACAAAGTGAATGGTACCACCAATATTGTACCCATGAAGTCCGGCCATCTGAGCCACTTCATATACCACTCCTTGTCCTGCCAAAGCGGCATCACCATGGATAAGTATTGGAACTATCTTGCTCTTGTCTTTATTGTACAAGTAATCCAACTTAGCTCTTGTAGAACCAATCACTACTGGGTCAACAGCTTCTAAGTGGGATGGATTAGGCGCTAGGTTAAGGCTTACATTTTTCCCTGCAGGAGTAGTGATCTTACTCTTGAACCCTAGGTGATATTTCACGTCACCGCCACCCATTGTCGAGTCAGGAGGGCATTGCCCTTCGAATTCGTTGAAGATTTGCTCATAAGTTTTACCCATAGTATTTGCCAAGACATTAAGCCTGCCTCTATGAGCCATTCCTATGATCACTTCCTCGATTCCCAAGTCAGCTCCTTTATTGATCATTGAGTCCAATGCTGGAATAGTAGTCTCTCCACCTTCCAATGAAAACCTCTTCTGACCGATATACTTAGTGTGCAAGAAGTTTTCGAAGACCACAGCTTCGTTCAACTTGCTAAGAATTCTCTTTTTAGTTTGAAGCGAAAGAGGAATATCCTGCATTTCTCTTTCAACTTTATTCTTGAACCAATCGATAATCTCAGCCTCACGAATGTGCATATATTCAAATCCAATATGCCCTTCGTAAACGCTCTTTAATCTATCAAGAATTTTCTGAAGTGTCGCTTTTCCAATCCCGATCTCATTTCCAATTTCGAAAGTTTTTTCCAAATCAGAATCAGACAATCCTAATGTGTGAGGGTCAAGATAAGCATTATGCTGTCTTCTTTCCCTTACTGGGTTGGTCTTTGCTCTTAGATGCCCTCTGGTTCTGTAAGCGTGAATAAGATTTCTTACTAGAATTTCCTTTGAAGAAGCATCCGCACCTAAAGCAGGTTGTGAAGTTGAAGCAGATGTTTTAGTTGTTTTATCTCCCGGCAGGAGGGGAGCGTTTTGCAATTCTGCAAACTCAAATCCTTCGAAGAATTTTTGCCAGCTTTCGTCTACCGAAGCCGGATCATTCTTATACGATTCGTACAATTGGTCTATGTACTCACCGTGTGCATTTGCAATATAGGAGTATTTATCCATTTATTTTAGCGTTTAGGTGACTTCGTAAATATATAATGAAATTACTTAGAGTTATAATTGCTTATGCGATTTAGCAAATACCATTGAAAAGCAGATGTTTGCAAATCAAAGCCGACTATTTTTGAAATAATGAAAGGAAACATATTAAACACAAACCACAAAACCCTACATATCAACACCTTAAGGAAACACTTAACATTTCACTATAAGAAAAATGCATTTTTCATAAAATTAAATTAAGCAATAAAATTTTTATTTTTTTTATTTAACAGTACAAAAATTCTATCAAAAAATTATTTTATAAAATAATATTACGCTTAAGCTACTTGTGATTTGAATTAATATTTGAAAAATATATTATTTGAAATAGGTGAAAAAGTTACTCTGAGAAGCATTTTATTGCTTCCCAAAATTAATAAATTCATTTATAAATCAAATAGAAATAGACTGCTAAGTATTGAAAACTAATGCCTTCAAGTTTCGGTAAAAAATTGCCTAAATCCCCCAAACAACATAATCAAAGGCCCTTCCAAGCAGAAAAATAAAATCTAGACAAACCACAAGCAATATAACATCAAATCAACACAATCAACTTAAAAGAAGGTATGTAATATTTAAAAAAATCATATAAAAGAACATTTATTTTATAATTTCTGAACCAAGCATTTCATCTCTTGTTCTATTATTTGAATTATAATATTCATTAATGTTATAAATATATAAAATGAATGAGAGCGTTTACTTTAGCAATTGCATTTACACTTTTATTTTCCTTTAATGGAATTTCCCAGCACAATTACGAATGGGTGATTCCATTAACTAGCGAAGGGGGAAGTTTCGTCCAAGAAATAATAGAGGATGGACAAGGTAATATTCTAGCTGTCGGAAATTTCCAAGGCTCAGTGGATTTTGATCCAGGAGACGGACAATCCTTACTTGTCGCGGGAAATATCGGACAACTCAGAGAGGATCTGTTTATAGCCAAATACAGCAAAGAAGGCGAATTTATATTCGCAAAGCATTTGATTTCAAACACTTTCTCATCCTTAAACGATGTTTCGATCGATGCTAGCGGAAACATCTATGTAACGGGAAGAATTGAACCCAGAGCAGGAGGAGGCTCTACAACAGGACAAATAGATTTTGATCCATCAAGCCAGGCAAGCAGCACGTTAAGCACATCATCTCATAGTATTGGCTTTTTGGCTAAATATGACAGAAATGGAAATTTCATCTGGGTAAGAAGGCTTATCGGAAATAGCGCTGTCGATGCCTTGAGAATTGAAGCTAATAACCAAGGGGACACATATATAAGCGGAATCTTTCAAGGCAGAATGCAACCTAATCCCGCTCAGACAAGTACTACTTTGAATTCAAGAGGCAGTTATGATTTCTTTGTTCTCAAATATAACACTAGCGGAGAACATCAATGGTCATTTTCTGTAGGTAGTCAGTCAAGAGATCAATTGAATGACATGGTGCTGCAAGATAATGGAGAAATCATCTTAACCGGTTATTTTCAAAATACTGCCGACTTTGATCCAAGAAATAATTTCACACAAAATCTAACCTCCAACGGAGGTCAAGATATTTACCTCGCCAAATACAGTTCATCAGGACAATATATTCAAGCATTCCGTATTGGAGCCGCAGGCGATGATGTGGGAGAAGCTTTAAATATTGATAGAAATGGCGAGTTAATAGTAACGGGTCGTTTCCAAAATACTGTGGACTTCGATCCCACTGGCGGGTTAGAAAACCATACCGCTCCGGACAACAGAAGAAATGCATTCATAAGTAAATACGGAACAAACTTCAATCATACATGGACTCGTAGTATCGGAGGCAGTCAACTTGGACCATTCACGACCTCCATTTCCTCGGACAAACAAAATAATATATTCATCACAGGTGGGTATGAAAACACTGTCGATTTCGATCCATCAGGCAGTACTTCCAATCTTACATACAGAGGAGTCATTGATATATACTTGGCAAGTTACACAAGCCAAGGTGACTTTAGGTGGGTTTTTGATCTAGGAAACTCTTCGACGGAATACGGACTGAATGTACTGGCAGACGATAAAGCGAATATATTCTTATCCGGCCAGTTTTCAGGAACTTTGAATGTAAATCCTGACAGAACCGTTCCCGACGAAATTGTTTCAGGAGATAACGGCCTCAGTTCATTCATTTCATCTTATTCGCAATGCGAAGAAATCATTGAAAACATTTCATCATCCATTTGCAATGGAGACAGTATATTATTGCAGGGAGCTTATCAAACATTAGCAGGGATATATAGAGACACACTAAGCAACAGTTTAGGTTGCGATAGTATTTTAGTCACTTCCTTGACTGTGCTTCCGTCATATAGCGATACAATCACGGTAAATAAATGTTCGGGCGACAGCATTCAAGTTGGAGAAAATCATTATTTCACCTCAGGTTTCTACCAAAACCAATTAACATCCAGCTTAGGTTGCGACAGTGTCAAGAACTATGATGTCACATTCTTGGATGCGCGCACAATACCGTTAACAGTATACAGGTGCGCGGGAGACAGTGTGTTGCTTGGAACTCACTATCAAAGTGAAGCTGGTATTTACACAGATACCGTATTCACGACACAAGCCTGTAATATCTATCAATTCGATCTTCGAATAGGAGAGATCAATGATGTCAGGCAAACCATTGAAATTTGCGAAGGAGACAGCTCCTTCTTCGGAAATCAATTCAGATCTATCCAAGGGACATATCATGACACATTAACCACTAATTTAGGTTGCGACAGCTTGCTTACTACCACATTAGTAGTCAGAGACACTTTCAATATCTATGTAAATCATAGAATCAACGATGGTGACAGCATATTGCTCGCGGGAGAATATCGATTCAGATCAGGAACCTATGTAAACAACTTGACTACTACAAGAGGTTGTGACAGCCTTATATTCAACACATTGGAAGTATTGCCGGTAAGCCATTATATTCTCAATTTAGATATTTGCGAAGATGATAGCGTCTTGGCTCAGGGAGAATACAGAAGAACCTCAGGAACATATTATGACACTCTGCAACTTCCAGACTTAAGAGACAGCGTGATCATGACCATTCTTAATGTAATCCCTACGGTCGTCGTGGAGACACAATCAAGTCTTTGTGATGGTGACAGCATGTTTTTAGGAGGTGATTTCCAAAAAGTAGCTGGAACTTATTATGACACTCTATCTCAAGACAACGGTTGTAAAAGAGTCGTCATCACAGACTTATCAATCCTGCAAACCTATAATGTTGGGTTGATAGCCAATATTAATGATGGAGACAGTATTCTGTTAGGTGGAGCATATCAGAAAGTCGCTGGTATTTACAATGACACACTGACTTCAGCAATTGGATGCGACAGTATAATATCAACTACGCTCAATGTGTTTCCTGTCAATCACGTAATGCAAGACACTTCAATTTGTGAAGGCGACAGCATACTACTCGAAGAGGCTTTCCAAAAAAACAACGGAATATTCTATGATACACTGACGAATATCCAAGGTGGTGATAGCATTATTGTCACGACATTATCCATTAATCTAATCGATAGCATTGAAGTATCTCAAGTGATCAACAATGGAGACAGCATACTAATCGGTGATAATTATTATAACAGCAGTGGCGATATATTCACTACTTATCCAGGTTCTGATGGTTGCGATAGTGTTGTAATAACTAACTTGATGGTTCTGCCTGTTAATCACACTGTGCTTAATATATCTATTTGTGACGGTGAAACTTATTACGCAGAGGGCCAACTGCAAATGAACGCAGGAACATATTACGATACGCTTAGCACTAGTCTGGGAGGTGACAGCGTAATTGTCACCAATCTGGATGTGAACCCAACATATCTCATGCAAGATTCTCTCAGAATCAAACAAGGAGACAGTATTTTACTGGCTGGCGAATTTCAAAAAAACTCAGGCATATTCTACGACACGCTTAATTCTTCAAATGGTTGCGATAGTGTGATCTCCACAACATTGAATGTCATTCCATTTTACAAAATCAGCACCAGCAGTGTCATTTGCGAAGGAGATAGTATTTTGCTTGGAGGCAATTATCAGTTTAACGATGGTGTTTTCTACGACACTCTTACCTCCATAGAAGGGGCTGATAGTATTATCGTCACGCAACTAATTGTAAACCCTACTTTCAGATCTTACAGCGATCTCACTATTTGTCAGGGGGACAGCGCATTCGTCAATGGAAGTTATTATAAAAACAATGGAGTAATATATGATACTCTTCAAACGATTCAATTATGCGATTCGATAGTAATCACAACCTTAGTTGTTCTACCGCAATATCTGATTACCAACAATGAACAAATATGCACAGGTGACAGTATTTTCCTTCAAAATGAATTTCAAAAAG
The Aureibacter tunicatorum DNA segment above includes these coding regions:
- the odhB gene encoding 2-oxoglutarate dehydrogenase complex dihydrolipoyllysine-residue succinyltransferase; the protein is MKLEMKVPVVGESISEVTVAQWFKSEGDHVERDEVICELESDKASFEVPADASGTLHLIAEEGDTIEIGAVICTIDADGEAPSETPKTAGIAPETPAPAAAPEVPSEPKETGEVYEMRVPSAGESITEVTMGAWTKESGDFIEEEEVIVEIESDKATFEIPAEKTGVLEIVAQEGDILEIGGLICRIKVMTGGAKPAAGSPAVEAPAAASAPAGEASHASGHPSPAAAKILAEKGVSPEQVSGTGVGGRITKADASSAQKPAPAAKPAASAPAAKEEAPVAVSADRGQERKKMSSLRRTVARRLVSVKNETAMLTTFNEVDMKPIMDLRKQYKEKFKDKFEVNLGFMSFFTKACTIALQEWPAVNAQIDGNDMVYNNFCDVSIAVSSPKGLVVPVIRNAEKMSFNEIEQEVVNLALKARAGKLTIEEMTGGTFTITNGGIFGSMLSTPIINAPQSAILGMHNIVERPVAINGQVEIRPIMYVALSYDHRIIDGRESVSFLKRVKELLEDPTRMLLGI
- a CDS encoding 2-oxoglutarate dehydrogenase E1 component produces the protein MDKYSYIANAHGEYIDQLYESYKNDPASVDESWQKFFEGFEFAELQNAPLLPGDKTTKTSASTSQPALGADASSKEILVRNLIHAYRTRGHLRAKTNPVRERRQHNAYLDPHTLGLSDSDLEKTFEIGNEIGIGKATLQKILDRLKSVYEGHIGFEYMHIREAEIIDWFKNKVEREMQDIPLSLQTKKRILSKLNEAVVFENFLHTKYIGQKRFSLEGGETTIPALDSMINKGADLGIEEVIIGMAHRGRLNVLANTMGKTYEQIFNEFEGQCPPDSTMGGGDVKYHLGFKSKITTPAGKNVSLNLAPNPSHLEAVDPVVIGSTRAKLDYLYNKDKSKIVPILIHGDAALAGQGVVYEVAQMAGLHGYNIGGTIHFVINNQLGFTTDYDDARTSIYSTDVAKVTDSPVLHVNGDDPEAVVRCMELAIEFRQKFQRDIYIDMVCYRRHGHNESDEPKFTQPSLYKKISKHANPREVYNQALIERGDIDAHLAKEMDQQFKQLLQDRLDQVKQNPLPYTLQPFEAQWNTLRLSTKKDFESSPDTSISEDNYNKVAGALTNVPENFKPLRQIDKLLKERQKMFFDNKELNWASAELLAYGSILLDGKKVRISGQDVRRGTFSHRHAVLFDSETNQPYSSLDNMDPTAPKFSIYNSLLSEYAVLGFEVGYSMANPNALTIWEGQFGDFANGAQVMIDQFIASMETKWNKMNGIVMLLPHGYEGQGPEHSSARLERYLQLCAEDNMIITNITSPANFFHALRRQLAWPFRKPLINMSPKSLLRHPKCVSPSDEFLNGHFQEVIDDANVEAGKVKRILFCTGKLYYELLERQQSEKREDVAVVRLEQLHPLPLNQIEAILAKYEGAEVVWVQEEPKNQGAWWYINNHTENIQLSCISREPSATPATGFAKIHAKEQADIIDRSFA
- a CDS encoding T9SS type A sorting domain-containing protein encodes the protein MRAFTLAIAFTLLFSFNGISQHNYEWVIPLTSEGGSFVQEIIEDGQGNILAVGNFQGSVDFDPGDGQSLLVAGNIGQLREDLFIAKYSKEGEFIFAKHLISNTFSSLNDVSIDASGNIYVTGRIEPRAGGGSTTGQIDFDPSSQASSTLSTSSHSIGFLAKYDRNGNFIWVRRLIGNSAVDALRIEANNQGDTYISGIFQGRMQPNPAQTSTTLNSRGSYDFFVLKYNTSGEHQWSFSVGSQSRDQLNDMVLQDNGEIILTGYFQNTADFDPRNNFTQNLTSNGGQDIYLAKYSSSGQYIQAFRIGAAGDDVGEALNIDRNGELIVTGRFQNTVDFDPTGGLENHTAPDNRRNAFISKYGTNFNHTWTRSIGGSQLGPFTTSISSDKQNNIFITGGYENTVDFDPSGSTSNLTYRGVIDIYLASYTSQGDFRWVFDLGNSSTEYGLNVLADDKANIFLSGQFSGTLNVNPDRTVPDEIVSGDNGLSSFISSYSQCEEIIENISSSICNGDSILLQGAYQTLAGIYRDTLSNSLGCDSILVTSLTVLPSYSDTITVNKCSGDSIQVGENHYFTSGFYQNQLTSSLGCDSVKNYDVTFLDARTIPLTVYRCAGDSVLLGTHYQSEAGIYTDTVFTTQACNIYQFDLRIGEINDVRQTIEICEGDSSFFGNQFRSIQGTYHDTLTTNLGCDSLLTTTLVVRDTFNIYVNHRINDGDSILLAGEYRFRSGTYVNNLTTTRGCDSLIFNTLEVLPVSHYILNLDICEDDSVLAQGEYRRTSGTYYDTLQLPDLRDSVIMTILNVIPTVVVETQSSLCDGDSMFLGGDFQKVAGTYYDTLSQDNGCKRVVITDLSILQTYNVGLIANINDGDSILLGGAYQKVAGIYNDTLTSAIGCDSIISTTLNVFPVNHVMQDTSICEGDSILLEEAFQKNNGIFYDTLTNIQGGDSIIVTTLSINLIDSIEVSQVINNGDSILIGDNYYNSSGDIFTTYPGSDGCDSVVITNLMVLPVNHTVLNISICDGETYYAEGQLQMNAGTYYDTLSTSLGGDSVIVTNLDVNPTYLMQDSLRIKQGDSILLAGEFQKNSGIFYDTLNSSNGCDSVISTTLNVIPFYKISTSSVICEGDSILLGGNYQFNDGVFYDTLTSIEGADSIIVTQLIVNPTFRSYSDLTICQGDSAFVNGSYYKNNGVIYDTLQTIQLCDSIVITTLVVLPQYLITNNEQICTGDSIFLQNEFQKEAGIYYDTLQSIHGCDSVIQTNLSVGISVRNSAFVEICPGDSILIGGQYIKQPGVYYDTINVDNECRHVLITALTYRQSFNVSESKELCEGDSIVVGNRFVKSQGVYLDTLRSTFGCDSIITTTVRIKAKSLLPFNFSGSLLDTHCLNSGEIDLPENKSGSVSYSGNGVINNAFFPNIAGAGEHYVKYEYQQEGNFCRLADSLLLTVSSCTGLESPEDNLLSVKISPVPVKDILNINLLIKKAGVLEIGMYDLQGKRLLKTKPVEHYSGKATYEFNVANYPSGEYIIKIRLNSSIISRKIIIE